A DNA window from Mus caroli chromosome 8, CAROLI_EIJ_v1.1, whole genome shotgun sequence contains the following coding sequences:
- the Spaca7 gene encoding sperm acrosome-associated protein 7, giving the protein MTANRGARTFLSVFLLCCWQGAELQPITTTSDEILAQEILEPKTSAVSETSPRPRSSIPTTVQTKEINAGIDENYQEEALENYHEVLENIEHLSTKEESGKNDRSTVANLHAHSSQTKHGPPSSPEGKESSNDDVYGKLSVLDKILENIGQSEGSLELTGKWPLISRSPARLRWRKNATCN; this is encoded by the exons ATGACAGCGAATAGAGGAGCCAGGACCTTCTTATCTGTCTTCCTGCTGTGCTGCTGGCAAGGCGCTGAGCTGCAGCCGATCACGACAACTTCAG ATGAAATTCTAGCCCAGGAGATTTTGGAGCCCAAAACATCAGCAGTGTCTGAAACATCACCACGACCAAGATCATCGATACCGACAACAGTACAAACCAAGGAAATAA ATGCTGGTATTGATGAAAACTACCAAGAAGAAGCCCTTGAGAACTACCACGAGGTCCTGGAAAACATAGAACACTTGTCTACAAAGGAGGAAAGTGGCAAAAATG ACAGAAGCACGGTTGCGAACCTTCATGCCCACAGCTCTCAGACTAAGCATGGGCCACCCTCGTCTCCTGAAG GAAAGGAGAGTTCAAACGATGATGTNTATGGGAAACTGTCTGTTCTGGACAAAATCCTTGAAAACATAGGACAATCTGAAGGCAGCCTGGAGCTAACAGGCAAGTGGCCCCTGATCAGCAGGTCCCCTGCCAGACTGAGGTGGAGGAAGAATGCCACTTGCAACTGA